CGCAGTGGCTCGAAAGCTCCACGGTAAGCCCGCGCAGGTCTTCGGGTCTGGCCACGGCGCGCGATGCCAGCCCAAGTCTGGAGAGAATTCCCATTGCTCTTGCGCGCCATGGTACCGCTTCGACGGGTGGTTTGGGAAATCGCGTGGGGAGCGGGTGCCTCTGCGCGTTGCACCGTAGGGGCGGGGTCTACCCGCCCTTCTTCGAAAGACAGGGCGGGTAGACCCCGCCCCTACACGGAATGATTCCCTATGCCGGCGTCGCACTCGCGCCGTTGCCGTTCTGACCGCTGAACTGGAGCTCGTAGAGCTTGGCGTAGACGCCGCCTTCGGCGAGCAGGCTCTCGTGATTTCCCTGCTCGATCAGGTGACCGTGGTGGAGAACCATGATGCGGTTCACGCCCAGGATGGTGGAGAGCCGGTGGGCGATGATGATCGAGGTCCGGCCGCGGATGAGCCGAGCGGTGGCGCGCTGGATGAGCCGCTCGGTCGAGGCGTCGATGTTGGCGGTGGCCTCGTCGAGGACGACGACCTCCGGGTCGTAACAGAGCAGGCGGGCAAAGGCGATGAGCTGTCGCTCGCCGGCCGAGAGATTGCCGCCGCGCTCGGTGATCGGGGTGTCGAGTCCCTGGGGGAGCTTGTCGAGAAACTCCTCGCAGCCCAGCTCCTCGAAGATCCGGCGCGCGTTGGCGCGGCGCTCTTCCTCGCTCATGGACTCGGGCATGAAGAGGTTATCGAGCACGCTGCCCGAGAAGAGGAACACGTCCTGGGGGACGACGCCCACACAGCGGCGGATCTCCTGCGCGGGCAGCTCGTTGATCGGGTTCCCGTCGAGCAGGATGCGCCCCTCTTCCAGGGGGTAGTAGCGCACCAGCAGGTTAATGAGCGTCGTCTTTCCCGAGCCCGTCGCGCCGACGACCGCCACGCTCTGTCCGGGCTCGATATCGAAGGAGACGTCCTTCAGGGCCTGCGCGTCCACGTTGTAGCCGAAGCTCACGTGATCGAATGTAATCGACCCGCCCAGTGGCTTGTGCTGCAACAGGTCCTTGTCGTGACCGGCGAGCAGCTCGTCGTCGTTGAGCTCGGGGCGCTCGTCCATGAGTGTGAAGATGCGCTCGGCCGACGCCATCGCCAGCAGCAGGATATTGAACTTGTCGGTAAAGGTGCGGATGGGGAAGTAGATTTGCTGAGCGTAATAGAGGAACGCGGTGATCGTTCCCACCGTGGTGATGCCTGCCAGTGCCGACTGCCCGCCGATCCACAGGATCGCCGCGCCCATGAGGCCCGCGAAGGACGTGGAAATGGGCAGGAAATAGCTCTGCGTGCGGATCAGTGAGACCTGCGTGTCGGTGTACTGATCGACCACGGCGCGGAACTCGGCGTTGCGATCGGCTTCGCGCGAGAAGAGCTGCGTGACTGCCATGCCGGTGATGTTTTCGTTGAGAAACGCATTGATGCGCGCGATCAGCCGCTTGGCCTCGCGCAGCACGACGCGGATCCAGCGCGAGACCATGCCGATCAGGAAGAACAGCGGCGGAAACACCAGGCACACCCACGCGGCCAGATGCGAATCGAGCACGAACATCGCCACGATGATGCCGCCGATCAGGAAGGTGTCGTTGATGAGCTGGACGAAGCCGCCGGCAAAGAGCTCGTTGAGCGAGGCGATGTCGTTGGTCACGCGGGTAACGAGGCGCCCCACCGGGTTCTTGTCGTAGTAGCGAATCGGAAGGCGCTGCACGTGGGCGAACAGGTCACGCCGGATGTCGAACATCACGCGCTGGCCGATCCAGGTGAACAGGTAGCCCTGCGTCGCGCTGACGGTAGCGTAGGCGGTGACCAGCACGAAGATGATCAGGCCGTACCGATAGAGCCGCTCGCCGTCCATGGGCGTAAGAACATTGTCGACAAAGTTGCGCAGCACCATCGGGATGGCGAGTACGAGACCCGTGTTGGCCAGCAGCAGCACAGTGGCGACGACCACCATCTTCCAGTACGGCTTCAGGAACACGAGCAGCCGCCGCAGCATCTGGGCGTCGGCGCTGCCGAAGCGGACGAGGTCCTCGGCGTAGAACTGCGATTCTTCGCTCACGCGCGCACCTCCGCTTCCAGGGCCTCGGCCTCCAGCGCTGCTTCGAGCTGCTGGCGGTGGTAGAGCTCGGCGTAAATGCCGCCCTGGGCGAGCAGCTCATCGTGCCGGCCTTCCTCGACGAGTTTGCCGCCATCGAGCACCAGAATCCGATCGGCCCGCTGGGTGGCGGTGAAACGGTGCGAAATCAGAATGGCCGTGCGCCTTTGTGCGTAGGAGAGCAGGTGTTCGAGGATCGCTTCCTCGGTGCGCGCGTCCACGGCCGAGAGGGTGTCGTCGAAGATGACAACGGGCGGCTGGCGCACCAGCGCCCGCGCCAGTGTCAGGCGCTGCTTCTGCCCGCCCGAGAGATTGATCCCGCGCTCGCCGAGCATGGTGTCGTAGCCGTGGGGCAGGCGGTCGATCTCGCCGGAGAGATCGGCGTCCCTGGCGGCCTGCCGCACCCACTCGGGCGGGGCCTCTCCCTCGGCCAGACGATAGCTGCCGCTTCCGTCATCGATGGCGCCCATGGCGATGTTGCGGGCGATGGTCTCAGAGAAAAGGAACGGCTCCTGTGGGACGAAGCCGATGGACTCGCGAAGCTGCTTGAGCGGGATGTCATTGATGTCGTGGCCGCCGATGCGGATCTGCCCGCGTCCGACCGGATACAGATGGGCGAGCAGCTTCACCAGTGTCGACTTGCCCGAGCCGATCTTGCCCACCAGCGCGATGGTCTCGCCGGGGGCCACGTTGAAGCTGACGCCGTTCAAGGCCTCGCCCGCGCCGTCGTATGCGAAGTGCAGGTCGCGCACCTCGATGCTGCCGGCAAGGGGCTCGTAGGATTTCTCGTCGAAGCGGATTTCCCCCTCGGCCGGCAACAGCTCGCCGCGGGCGATGGGGGGCTCGGCCGCCGGGTCACCCTCGTCGATGACGTCGGGGGCCTCGTTGATGACTTCCAGGATGCGCTTGGCGCTGGCCTTGCCGCGCTGGCGCAGCGTGATGGTCCAGCCGATGGCGACCATGGGCCACGACAGGCGGGAGATGTAGCGCTGCATCGCAACCCACATGCCCACACTGAGTGCGCCGCTCAAAACCTGGCCGCCGCCGGCAATGACCAGCAGCATCAGGCCCACGTTGACCGAGTAGTGCATGATGGGTTCCATCAGCACCTGGGCCTTGGCCAGGTGGAGGTTCGCATCGACGTACTCGTCGTTGACGGTCTCAAATTTCTTTTCTTCGGCGCGCTCGCGCACGTAACCCTTCACCACGCGAATGCCCGAGAAGGCTTCCTGCACCACGCTCGATACAGCGGAGAATCCTTCCTGCACGCGGCGCATACGCTGCTCGAGAACCTTGCCCATTTTCACGATGACGATGGGAATGATCGGCAAGGGGATGAACACCATCAGGGTGAGCTTCCAGTTGAGGTAGAGCATCAGCGGCGGGACGGTGAGCAGGTAAAAGATCGCGTCGAGCGAGATGAGCGTGCCCGGGCCCAGCGCCATGCGCACCGCTTCGTGGTCGTTGGTCGCGCGGCTCATCAGGTCGCCCGTGGGAGAGCGTCCGAAAAAACGCGGCGAGAGTTTGAGCAGCTTCGAGAAGAAGGATGTCTTGATGTCGCGGTCGGTCTCGTAACTGGTGGCGATGAACGCCATGCGCCAGACGTAGCGGAAGGCTCCCATGATGACGAAGGCCGCCAGGTAGGCCCCCGCGATGAGCTCGAGCCGGTTCTGGGCCTCCGGGTCAAGTCCCGTCCACTGGAAGGGGAAGAGCCCCTCGTGAGCGAGCGGGGTAATCACCATGTGAGCGGTAACCAGGTCGATGGCTGCAGCAGTGAGCAGCGGCGTGGCCAGGTCGAGCAGGTCGACGATCAGCAGACTCACGAAACCGCGGGCGTACTTCCAGCGGTATTTGTCCAGGAAGTGGCGAAAGAGTTCGCCCCCCTGCAGGGACTCCACGTCCCGTGCTTCTTTGAGTTTGCTGCTCACTGATGAAACCGCCCCGCGTGTGGGTTCTCATCTTAGTCCCGCCCGGACAATGGCCAAGCGGAACGCAGAAAAAAGGGGCGACCCGGTGGGTCTGCTCCAGATGAAAGAAGGGGTGACCCATTGGGTCACCCCTTGTAGATCAACTCAGTGGGATGCCGGGAGCCGCGAAAGCGGTTCGCTAGTTCTTGCCGTGGGGACCGTAGCCGAAGGTGCTGTCGTAGTCGTGGTAGACCTTTTCGCCGCGGCTCATGAGCAGCTTGATGTCGTGGACGCGGCGGTCGTAGTAGGCCTCGTCGATGATGCCCGAGTCCATGCGGATGGCATCGCACGGGCAGGCCTCCACGCAGTAGCCGCAGAAGACGCAGCGCATGATGTCGATGTCGTAGCGCAGCGGCTTCTTCTCGACCTCTTCCTCGGTCTCTTCGGCGACGATGTGGATGCACTGCGAGGGGCAGTTCGTCGCGCAGAGCATGCAGGCGGTGCAGCGCACCGAGCCGTCGGTGTGTGACATCAGGCGGTGGAAGGTGCGGTAGTTGGCCGGCAGCTTGGCGCGCTGGTAGGGATAGTCGATGGTCACGATGCCGCGCTCGATGGGCATCATGCGTCCGAGCAGCGGGATCGAGCGCATTTTCTGGAGCACCGGCAGCACGCCGGGAATGCGCTTGCCCCACTCGAAGGCCAGGTTTCGGAGCATGTGGCCGAGCGTGTAGGCCAGACCCTTGCCGATCTCGACGAGGTAGATCTTCTCCAGGAAAGTGAACTCCCGGCGGCGGACTGTGACGACTCCAACAGGCATGGTGCTTTTTCCCGTTTTTCCCTGGCAGGCCCGAAAAAGCGCGGGCTGCCTTGCGT
This genomic stretch from Chrysiogenia bacterium harbors:
- a CDS encoding ABC transporter ATP-binding protein, with the translated sequence MSEESQFYAEDLVRFGSADAQMLRRLLVFLKPYWKMVVVATVLLLANTGLVLAIPMVLRNFVDNVLTPMDGERLYRYGLIIFVLVTAYATVSATQGYLFTWIGQRVMFDIRRDLFAHVQRLPIRYYDKNPVGRLVTRVTNDIASLNELFAGGFVQLINDTFLIGGIIVAMFVLDSHLAAWVCLVFPPLFFLIGMVSRWIRVVLREAKRLIARINAFLNENITGMAVTQLFSREADRNAEFRAVVDQYTDTQVSLIRTQSYFLPISTSFAGLMGAAILWIGGQSALAGITTVGTITAFLYYAQQIYFPIRTFTDKFNILLLAMASAERIFTLMDERPELNDDELLAGHDKDLLQHKPLGGSITFDHVSFGYNVDAQALKDVSFDIEPGQSVAVVGATGSGKTTLINLLVRYYPLEEGRILLDGNPINELPAQEIRRCVGVVPQDVFLFSGSVLDNLFMPESMSEEERRANARRIFEELGCEEFLDKLPQGLDTPITERGGNLSAGERQLIAFARLLCYDPEVVVLDEATANIDASTERLIQRATARLIRGRTSIIIAHRLSTILGVNRIMVLHHGHLIEQGNHESLLAEGGVYAKLYELQFSGQNGNGASATPA
- a CDS encoding ABC transporter ATP-binding protein, whose translation is MSSKLKEARDVESLQGGELFRHFLDKYRWKYARGFVSLLIVDLLDLATPLLTAAAIDLVTAHMVITPLAHEGLFPFQWTGLDPEAQNRLELIAGAYLAAFVIMGAFRYVWRMAFIATSYETDRDIKTSFFSKLLKLSPRFFGRSPTGDLMSRATNDHEAVRMALGPGTLISLDAIFYLLTVPPLMLYLNWKLTLMVFIPLPIIPIVIVKMGKVLEQRMRRVQEGFSAVSSVVQEAFSGIRVVKGYVRERAEEKKFETVNDEYVDANLHLAKAQVLMEPIMHYSVNVGLMLLVIAGGGQVLSGALSVGMWVAMQRYISRLSWPMVAIGWTITLRQRGKASAKRILEVINEAPDVIDEGDPAAEPPIARGELLPAEGEIRFDEKSYEPLAGSIEVRDLHFAYDGAGEALNGVSFNVAPGETIALVGKIGSGKSTLVKLLAHLYPVGRGQIRIGGHDINDIPLKQLRESIGFVPQEPFLFSETIARNIAMGAIDDGSGSYRLAEGEAPPEWVRQAARDADLSGEIDRLPHGYDTMLGERGINLSGGQKQRLTLARALVRQPPVVIFDDTLSAVDARTEEAILEHLLSYAQRRTAILISHRFTATQRADRILVLDGGKLVEEGRHDELLAQGGIYAELYHRQQLEAALEAEALEAEVRA
- a CDS encoding 4Fe-4S dicluster domain-containing protein; protein product: MLRNLAFEWGKRIPGVLPVLQKMRSIPLLGRMMPIERGIVTIDYPYQRAKLPANYRTFHRLMSHTDGSVRCTACMLCATNCPSQCIHIVAEETEEEVEKKPLRYDIDIMRCVFCGYCVEACPCDAIRMDSGIIDEAYYDRRVHDIKLLMSRGEKVYHDYDSTFGYGPHGKN